In the genome of Candidatus Binatia bacterium, the window ATCTGACGCTGGTTCCGTGTACTGAGGACCTGAGGTTGGTGGGGGCTGCGGTAACACCGGCTACGACGGTTCAGTTCCTCATTTACAACGAGTTCGAGCAGCGGTTCTCCTCGAGCACCTCCCTTCGCTGCTTCAAGGAGACACAGCTGTCGCAGCTCGACACGTTGCCGGGCAATGAGAATGCATCGATTTTTAGCTACGCCGTTCAGGGCACCCTCGTCGGGCAGACGACAATACGCCCGGTGAACGGTACCGAGCTCGATAAGGGCCATGGCTTGCTCGGCATCGCTGAGGAGTTCGTGCATGGGACGGCCGCTTTTCCGAGAGGCTCCGATGCGTTTGATCTCCACTACTCCGGTAGGACCTCAGGGAAGGCCGATGTGGTTACGCTTCACGTAAGCGTGCCGTAGGCTGTTTGCCTTAGGCTTGCCTGGCATGTGAGGGGCCGGTCGCGTTTGCGACCGGCCCTTTTTTTTAACCCGCGTGGGCTGCGTTTTGGGGGTGTGGAAATCTTGGGGTTTATTGCTCCGGTAGGGACGCGCGCGATGGTAAGGAAGAAGATTCTTGTGGTTGAGGACAATCTCGCCAATCGCAGGATCTTGGTTTATCGCTTGCGGCGGATTGGAGAGCGGAGATGTTCGAATGCGCGCAAGGCGGCCATTCCGGCGCTACGCCAACGGAGATGCTCCGATCAGTCTCGTTGGCGAACAAGTAGGTGTCGTCAATTCGGCAACAGCCTTTCCCCGGCGAGCAAACGGAGCGTGAGGTGGCTCACTCGGCAATCAAGCTTGTGGCTGGGGCGCTTCGCTGTGGGCGTTGTTTCTAGCAAGGCCTGCGATGTGGTGGCCGTGTCGCTCGGCAAACTCGACCAGTGTTGCCCTGGCGAGTTTGCTCGGACGAAAGCGCCCGTTTTCCCAGCGGTTCACTGTGCCGACTGTAATGCCCAATTCATGAGCGAACTCCTCTTGCGTCATTTTAAGTTCCCGGCGTAGAGTCCGAACGTATTCTGCAGCTTCTTCCAACATGAGAGAGTTCCTCCGGTATTCTTGCAGCCCTGGCTGCACGTTTTGCCATAATGAGAGAGCAAGTCAGGTGCCACGGTAGATTGATAATCAGGTGGTGGTTGAAATCGAGTGACCGTCTGTCACGGCTATGGCGCCAATTCGAGAAGCGGTGCTTTTGGTGACGAGCAGAGCGGCAGGCACCGGCTGCGAGCGGCTTGGCTGATTAGCTACCGAAGAACCGGTGTCTATCGTTTGGAACTGTGGCGCGGTATTTTTCCTCGAGTAAGGCGGAGGGAAGGTATGTGCGGTCGAGTGCCAGCCGGAGCCTCCATACTTCGTCGCATGCACGGACGAGGGCAGTGAGCTGCTCTGGAAAGAGACCCTGAAAGCCATCCGATTTGGCGATCAGGGGGTTGGGATGTGCCTCGACGAGGACAACCGAAGCGCCGGCCATAATGCCCGCCAAGGTCATGGGATGAACGAGGTCGCGAATCCCGGTTCCGTGGGAGGCATCGACGGCAACCGGGAGTCCTGAGAGTTGGTAGTGGAAGGCGGCGACGCTGGCCAGGTCGAGTGTGTTTCGCGTGTAGCGGTTGCAGGTCGTCATGCCACGTTCGCACAGAATGACGTTTTCCTTCCCGCTAGACATGATGCGTTCAACCCAGAGGAGGTAGGCTTCCGTGTCGACGGAATTGCCGCGCTTGTGTATGACCGGGAGCGGGGTGCTGCGCAGGCGGTTGAGCAGGGCCTGGTTTCTCGAATTGGGCTCCCCAACCTGCAGGCAGTCGATACCCGCATCCTCGTACATGGGTACGTCAGCGGGATCGAGGATCTCCACTACCGTGGGAAGCCCACATTCCTTGCCAGCCTTGACCACCAAGTCTAGTCCCTCGCGGAGCGATTCGTGTCCGGTGGCCCCAAGTCCTTCCCACCCGCTGTAGGGGCTGGATCGGTACTTGAGCACTCCGCCGCGCAGGGCTTTGCAGCCGGCGGCCTTGACCATGAGAGCCGCCCCTATGATCTGGGCTTCGCTCTCGACTGAACACGGCCCGCCGACTACTACGAGGTCCGGTCCTCCGCATATCACCTGCCCGATCGCTACCCGTTGGTGGACCAAGTGTCCGGGAGAGCCTTTCTGGGCCGCCCGTTTGTAGGCTCGGGAGATCGGAATCAATGCTTCGACCCCGGCCATCTCTTCGATTTCGCCACTCGGGAGTCGGCTGATGTCCCCGTACACGCCGATCAGGGTGATCTCTTCGCCCGTGAGGATGCCGGTCTTGAAGCCGAGATCGGCCAAGCGATCCAGAATGGCGCGCACCTCATCGGTGCTGCTGCCAAGTCGCATTTTGACTAGCATCTTGCCTTACCCGAGAGACGCCGAGTGCGGAGCGCTCGCATGTAGTTCCTAGGCCGTCGGTGGCGCTCCGCTGGCAATCCGCTGCGGTAGACCAGCGGCTTCGTTGCCTTGCGGTCGAATTTCCTTGGTCTGCAAGTTGACCCGCCAAAGCGCGACTTTTCGCTCGGAGCGCTCGGTCCACAGAAGCGTCACCTCGTATTCCGGCCCCTCGCGCTGAGTTGCGTCCCAGCTGAATTCGCCAACGTAGACGTCTTGCGCCTTCGCTTTTTGCGGGTACGCGCGGATCATGTCGTACAGGGTTTCGTTTCCCAGCGGCTTATAGTTTCTGACCAGATCGATGGCATCGTTCTTCTTGTCCGCCCACCGCTCGCCCATGAGGAGCGGCGCGCCCACGTAACAGGCGAAGGCAATTGACAACACCGCTAGGCTTCCCCACCCCAAGATGGTTCCCAGCGTGCTCTCGTGCTTTCCGTCTGCGTTTTGCGTCATGCTGTCCCTCCTACGACTTCGCTGCCGCGTGCTACCGAAGGTGTGTGGAGCAGCAGCCCGGATCAACCTACCCGCTTCATCCCGTTAGACTCAGCGCAGTTTTGCCGCAATTAGCTGACCCCAAGTGCGAACGCAAGCGTAGAAGACGGTAGCAGCCGCCGTCCAAAAACGCACCAGCGTCAAATAGTTTTCGTCGCCGGAACAACCCCAAAACGATAACGAAAACAGCCGAGACGACCCCTCTCTGGCACGCAGTTTGCGTTGTCACATGATTCGTTCGGAGAGTTAGCTGCTTACGCTCGAGATTGGAGGTCTGTGGTGATAGAAGGACGCAAGTCGGTTGTCATTCTCTTGGTAGAAGATGATGACGGTCACGCCCGTTTGCTTGAGAAAAACCTGCGCCGGGCCGGTGTGGTGAACCGTCTGCTGCGCGTGACCGACGGTCAGGAGGCAGTCGATTACTTCTCCCGGGCCAGCTCATCTCAAAACAACACTGACTACCCGCTTCCAAGCATTGTTTTGCTCGATGTGCGTATGCCGCGTCTTGACGGCTTCGAGGTGCTTGCTCACCTGAAAGGCGATCCGCAGTTGTTGAACATCCCCGTGATCATGCTGACGTCCACGGACAACCAGGTTGAGATCAACAGGGCCTATCAGATGGGCGCAAACGGCTACGTCGTCAAGCCGGTGGGTGTCGAATGCTTTATCGATCGCGTAGCCAAGCTGGGCATGTTCATCGAGGTCATCGAGTTCCCGGAGAATCATGGAAAGCAAAGCAGCGCAGCAGTCAATGGGTGACATTCTCCTCGTCGAGGATGATCCCGGTCAGGCCCGTCTCGTCGAGAAGACGCTTACACGGGCTGGCTTCCAGGTGAGCCACGTAGCAGATGGGAGCGCGTGTCTCGAACGGGTGCGGCGGCAGCCGCCGGAGTTCCTGCTGCTGGACCGCGGTTTGCCTGACGGAGACGGACTCGACGTGTTGCGGACACTCCATGCGGAGTTTCCGCAGGTGTGCGTCATCATGCTGACCGGGGTTGATGACGCTACGGTTGCTGTCGACGCGATGCACCTCGGTGCGTGGGATTACATCGTGAAACGGCCGGACCTTTCCCACCTGAACGATCTGCGGCTGGTGCTCGCTCGCAACCGAGAGCGGCGGCGCCTGTTGCATGAGCACGAGGCCCTCAATCAAGCCGTTCGTACCTCGGAAGAGCGCTTCCGCGAATTGTTCGATAATGCCTCCGACGCGATCTTCGTGTGCGACGACACCGGCGTGTTGCAGCAGGTGAACCAAGCCTTCGTCGATATCGCCGGCATCGACCGCGCGGAGATCGAGGGCAAACATCTCGACGATTGTCTCGCATCGACCACGCCCACCCGCGCGCAGGGCCTGCGGGAACGCAGCCTACGGGCGGAACGGCAGTCGGCCACCGAGGTGCACCTGGCTTCGAAAAGCGGCCGCACGACGGTTCTGGAGGTGGCCACGCGGCCCATGTCTGAGAAGGGCCAGGTGATCGGTTTCCAGGGGATCGGGCGCGACGTGACCGATCAACGCCAGATCGAACAGATGAAGGCGGATTTTTTGGCGATGGTCACTCACGACATGAAGAACCCCATCAGCATCATCGTTGGCTACGCCGAGATC includes:
- a CDS encoding helix-turn-helix transcriptional regulator; this translates as MLEEAAEYVRTLRRELKMTQEEFAHELGITVGTVNRWENGRFRPSKLARATLVEFAERHGHHIAGLARNNAHSEAPQPQA
- a CDS encoding response regulator, translating into MIEGRKSVVILLVEDDDGHARLLEKNLRRAGVVNRLLRVTDGQEAVDYFSRASSSQNNTDYPLPSIVLLDVRMPRLDGFEVLAHLKGDPQLLNIPVIMLTSTDNQVEINRAYQMGANGYVVKPVGVECFIDRVAKLGMFIEVIEFPENHGKQSSAAVNG
- a CDS encoding ATP-binding protein, coding for MGDILLVEDDPGQARLVEKTLTRAGFQVSHVADGSACLERVRRQPPEFLLLDRGLPDGDGLDVLRTLHAEFPQVCVIMLTGVDDATVAVDAMHLGAWDYIVKRPDLSHLNDLRLVLARNRERRRLLHEHEALNQAVRTSEERFRELFDNASDAIFVCDDTGVLQQVNQAFVDIAGIDRAEIEGKHLDDCLASTTPTRAQGLRERSLRAERQSATEVHLASKSGRTTVLEVATRPMSEKGQVIGFQGIGRDVTDQRQIEQMKADFLAMVTHDMKNPISIIVGYAEILLNDSALHSDWREMLVSIDSSARGLLHLITNFLDLSKIEAGALRLHQVEISINEILHHIVQFEHPLACAKNIEVVENLQPVPIVYVDRSQMDRVFINLIGNAIKFTPRGGRVRVDTGSHNGMVEVRISDTGPGIPPEQVPQLFRKYQRLSPTSEADGTGLGLFIAKSMIEAHGGSVAVESAPNAGATFIVELPAARG
- a CDS encoding 3-deoxy-7-phosphoheptulonate synthase (catalyzes the formation of 3-deoxy-D-arabino-hept-2-ulosonate 7-phosphate from phosphoenolpyruvate and D-erythrose 4-phosphate) — translated: MRLGSSTDEVRAILDRLADLGFKTGILTGEEITLIGVYGDISRLPSGEIEEMAGVEALIPISRAYKRAAQKGSPGHLVHQRVAIGQVICGGPDLVVVGGPCSVESEAQIIGAALMVKAAGCKALRGGVLKYRSSPYSGWEGLGATGHESLREGLDLVVKAGKECGLPTVVEILDPADVPMYEDAGIDCLQVGEPNSRNQALLNRLRSTPLPVIHKRGNSVDTEAYLLWVERIMSSGKENVILCERGMTTCNRYTRNTLDLASVAAFHYQLSGLPVAVDASHGTGIRDLVHPMTLAGIMAGASVVLVEAHPNPLIAKSDGFQGLFPEQLTALVRACDEVWRLRLALDRTYLPSALLEEKYRATVPNDRHRFFGS